The genomic DNA GTGTCAGCTGTGGCACATGTGGTTAAATCTCCTCCTCTTGACTTGTGGGTAATTTTGCCCACTTTGTACTTTCCTTGGCGTTATCACAGGGTATCTTTGGCCTCTGTGACCAGAAGTTGTGCAAACTTCCCTCACATCTTTAAATACACATGGGCATTTCCAGTCTTGAGGCTGCAGTTCCACATTTTTTGGCAATTTTAAAGTTGCTGCTTGTTGTGTGTTGCATACCGGCTTTCATTTGCTTGCAGCTTGTAAACTTTGTGTTCAGCATTACAACAAACTGACTCCCTGCTATAGTGCATTAAAACAGGATGGCATAGGAACAGTCTGTTTATGTCTTCTCAGTTCGAAAGCTTTTGTGATAACTGCAGCTTTTTGGACTCACAACAAACTGGCTTGAATGCTTGGCATCTGACTTGGTCAAAACATCTTGCTTGAAGCACTGTGAAGCATTCATCCACAGTGCCGTCGTCTCTCCGGTAGAGAACATTACATAACCGCCATCACCTCGTCATCTCTTCACAGCCAGTGGGGAGTCAGAGCAGACTTTCATTCAGTCCTGGGAGGAGGGACAGTCTGTTCACACAGTCAGAGTGGGCCAGCAGGACACTGAGACGAGCTCTCAGACCACCACAGTGACAGAGCTGTTGACGGATGAGCAACAAGGATGGAGAAAGGAAGACTTGTGGTCTGCCCTACTTAATCGCCATCCTCCTTTCCCCTTTGCCCCACCTTTTCATTATGTGAAACAGCCAGGTATTTGCACTTTTGATACCAGCCAGAGGTTATTTTTCAGTTTGCTATCACAAAATCTCATCCCAGAATCTCTGAATCTATCATTATGGCTttgatttcaaagaaaaaaggtgcttaaaatgtattttactgcACCAACCTTGCACTTGATGACATCACTTAATGTACATTGCATTTTCTCAAAGCCTTAAATATAAACCAGACATGTGCGAGTATTTAACCCTGCTTCCAAGCTTTTTCAGTTTGAGGTCTGTGCATGTTTGCTTATTTGGAatgaaaaatgtctcttatgTTTCTCTGACATTGTCAGCTAAGCTCAGCTTGTCAAAAATGAGCTCAATGGATAGACTACTGCAACCATCAACAGCACAGCAAGATGATTGGTTTGTTTACTTCGACCACACCCTGAGCCTTCTCTCCCCTGAACAATGTGAGTttctttgtgtgaaaatgtgacttCTGAACATTTCTTAAAACTTAAACGCAAAACAAGAAACCcttcaaagatttaaaatgttaagcCTTTTAAGGTTCATTAACTTTCCATTTTTGCTCCTCCcagtccctccctctgctcAGATCGAGCTTCGGGAAGAGGATGAGCAGGTCATCTATGATTCAGAGCAAGAGCCGACCAATGAGGAGACAATTAAGAGGCTGCAGGAAATGGTGATGTTGGTAGACAAGCTGACAGAGGCAGAAGGTTTAGAAAGGAATCTAAGGGAAGTGAGGTATTTGGAGGACAGACTCCAGGAAGTGGATGAGATGGCAGAGAAACTTCAGGAAGTAATAGAAGAGGAATTAGGTaaggaggaggtggaaaagTTAAGAGAGGAATTTGCACAGACAGAGCTGGAGCAACAAGTGCGAGTGGGAGGTGTAACAAAAACTGTGGTGATGAAATccataaggagcatagaaaaaCAAGACGGTGAAGAGGATGAACTGGAGCAGCAGATAAAGGAGGTGTTCTTGAAAGGCTTgtatgaggaggaagaggccgAGGGGAAGCAGGAGACTAAAATAGAGGTCATAGGTGAGGGTCAGTTTGATGACAACTTGATAGAGAAGCTGCGTGGGATAGAACAGGAATGGAAGGAGGAAGCTGAGGTCAAGATGTCAGGCGTCCCTGGTACCACTTCTGTAGTAGCTGACCAGAAGGTGGAGCGTAGGACCAAGAAGAGAGTGACTATTGTGGAAGATAGAGAGCCTAATCAAGAAATAATGGTCGGCAGGATGTTAGAAAAAGTTGTAGAGAAGCTGCAGGCTGAGAATGAACGTGAGGCGGCATATGGCGATGTCTGGTTCATACTGTTAGACCGTCCTCCATACACAGCTGTTGTCAAACCACAAGGTACAGTATTTCATTCTGCAAACAGCTTTACATTGATACAACCCTCTGTAATACTACACTATTTCACTGTATTTTCCTTCTTCAATCACACGTAAGGTGTTAAAGTAACAGTAGAGTCTGCCAAAAGTGTTTGAGATGCTGCGATGGATTTGCAATATTTAttcctttttaaatgatttcataCAAGTGAAAACAGTTAACACTGCCCTGCTTCTCTTACGGTGAGGTTTTGGACGATATTTGTGCCAAGGTTCAAAGATTCTCTGTGTTTACTTCCATCATTAGTTGTGACTGTGGAACGTGCTCAGGTGGATGAAGGCGAGTATTTCACCTCAAACACCAAGATTTCAACCTTTGAGGAGAAAATTGAGATTACAGCTCTTCAGAAAAAGACCAAGCTTTTTGTGGAAGAAAGGAAagtggaagaagaggaagtatGGCGTGCCTCTGAGATTCCTCCACAACAGACCGTCATAGAAAGAGACGATGACTGGTTTATTTTGCTGGATGTAATTCCCAGACAAACTCCTTATGTACCACCAGGTATTCTTTGTGCTGCTTTTGGCTTTGCTCTCTTGTGCTTGATTTAGTGCCTGAGGAAATATTTCTCACTGCTTGTATTTCTCCCGACTTTACTTCAGTTTCCTCGAAGAGAAGAGGCGAGTTAGACGCAGAAAGTTTTGTCCTGGTGGTGGAAACTGCAGCTGTGCAGGAGATTGGAGAAGAAGTGTCCGAAGAGAGAAAGATAATAGAAAAGGCaccaagagaactacaagtaaTCCCACTGCAGCCAGTGACAGACAGAGATGATGACTGGTTTGTGTTGCTTGATGTTGTTCCCAGAGAAACATCATATGTTCAACCAGGtacttcaaaaataaatgatttgtgCTTCTCTCACAGCTTTATGAAAGCAAGCAATTATCCTGAGCTTCGCAAACATCCTTAAATCACCCTGTACAGTCCAGTGTGTGAGGATTTTCTCTCTTGTCTTACTTACTGTTTTAGAGCGTGTTGAAGTGTCTCCAGAAGAACGTGTCTCTctggttgaaataaaaaacGTCAAAAAACGGGAGGAAAGCTCAGAAGTTGTGACATCAGGCGTAGAAATGAAACAGCCGCAAAGTGAAAAGCAAGTAGTAGCCCTTCCACAGACTGTGAGACAGATAGAAGATGACTGGTTTTTGCTGCTGGAGGCTTCCACCAGAGAAACATATGTGCAACAAGGTATTGTTGATTTTCCCTCAAATCTCGCAGTTTAAAAGCTATATATACACATTTGTCACATCACAGCTTCATTCTTTATTCATTAGTTACCGCAGAAGAGTATGTTCCTGAAGAAAGCATTTCCGTCCAATCTGACGTAATCAAAGTGGAGTCCAGAGTGAAGGTCGTAGTGGAAGAAATTGCAGGAATTGTGCTTGAGAAAGAGGACAAGAATCTTTCCAAGCAAATCCTTCCAGAGCAGAAAATACCCGAAGCAGTCAGGGAAAGGGATGACGACTGGTTTCTTCTGCTGGATGTCATTCCTAGAGAAACTGAATTTGTGCCTCCAGGTACTTGCCTCCTTCAAATAACTTTTCAAGTCAACAACTATTCAAGGATGAATTTTCTGTATAAAATATACAGCACTTGTCCAATTCTTTTCCTTTTGGCTGAGGCTTGagtgtaagttgtgtttgtttacagcgtCTCTGGCAGCCACAAGCCGAATGTTTGCAACTGTTCAACCTCGAATTGAAGTGAAAAGCACAGAGCAGACGTTGCAGCAGGTTGAGTTTGAGCAGATTACACTGCAGCCTTCACAGCCTCTGCAACAGAAAGATGATGACTGGTTTGGGCTGTTTGATGCTATTCGCGAAGAGGCAGTCATAGTACCATCAGGTATAAAGTTCATAAATGTCTGCACCCTATCATAATTAGTTTACATCGGGTGGATATACTGAAGTTGTTCAGCTTCTTTTGAACCATCTCTGTTTGTGCCAGTTTCTCCTGTTGAGATTGTTCCGGATATGAGGAAGTTGCCGGAGGTTGAGGTGAAAACCACAGAGACCACAACATGGAAGGAGATGATAATTGGTGTGGAGACCAGACAGGTTGAGACACGTTTGTCTGAAATTAGAACAAGTCAAGCTGCACTGCTTTccgagagagaaggaggagacgaTTGGTTTGGTCTGTTCGACATCGTGCGTGAAAAACCTGTTGTCATACCACCAGGTACATTTACAGAAGACTCTTCTTAcactatgataaaaaaaagttgttaagAGGTTGCTTATCtgatttttaaactgaaatagctcaaacaaaaaacaattttaaatgaTATATATTACCTGCATTTCATCTGTTAGTTGCTGTGGTTGAGCGTTTTGTGGATGTGGTAGCAGCTGCTGAACAAAAACCAAAACTCTTCATGGAAGATGTAAAGCATGCTGTTAAGTTTGTGGAGATTGAAGCACCACAACCAAGACAGGTGGACGATGACTGGTTTGTGCTGTTGGATGTTGCAGAAAGGACATCAGGTATTCTATTGTTTGAATTATCTgtaatatatttcatttttctgaatCTGTGTTCTGACTGGGAAGACTTTGTGTGCATTCTACATCAGTGGCTGTGGATGAACGTCTCCGTATACCTGCTGAAGTCAGACCAGCCAAAGTGTTAGACGTCAAAGAGCAGAGAGTTACGGTAGTGGAGGAGAGGTGGCAGCAGGGTAAGGTGGTGCAGCAGAAACCACGCCCGGAAGTgagagaggtggaggatgaTTGGTTTATTCTGCTGGACGTGGCCACTAAGAAATCAGGTATTAATAAAATGACTTAGTCCGTTTACTCATACAAACAGCTATATACAAGTTTATTTTCTTACTTAGTAACTGTGTTACACAAAAAGGaatcatttagtttttaatttaatagttCTGCTTTTATTCAGCTAGGCAGTCTGTTTACTTGAACTTGTAAGGGTACTAATATTTATTGTATTTCCAAAATAATACCTACTTGTGTATGTTATTTAGTCGCTGGCCTTGAGCGTGACCAGTTCCCAGCAGAGAAGAGAGCTCCACCTGCTGCAACCAAAACACTGACTGTTATTTCCAAGATGAGACCTCAGTTTGAGGAACGGATCCTGGATGAAAGACGTCCTGTCACGCATACACATATTCATGATGATTGGTTTGTTCTTCTAGATGTTGGACAAAAGAAGTCAGGTATTTTGttcacagtgtttgttgtttttgcagataAACGGCTCGCTTGCTTTGTTTGCTTCAAGAAACACTTCTTAACATTTGTACAGCACGTCAGCAGGTGTCTGACTGTCCTGCACAAGAGGATATGTCCTCTGATGGCCACGCCTTTCAGCCACGCTGTGTTTTACTACTTGGAAAAAAACGTCTTCTTAATCTCAGCTTTTCGCTGGTTTTACAACATTGAGCTGTGTAGCTCACTGCAGCCTAACATCTTCTACCTTCGCGTCCTTTTCCTAAACTTCACCAGAAATAAGCGATGCTTTTGCTCTTATTCCACTTGGTGGATTTTTGCTTTTGGTCCACTCTTTTCTAGCAAGAGGCGTATCAGGTACAGTATTCCCCTGCAGCGTGTGTTAACACTAAGGCTTGAGACTGTAAGTATAATGTGGCTGTTCACATAGTTGCACTTTTGGCTgtcaatgtgtttttatctgtatCTGTTCAAATGTGCAATTCACTCTATGGGGGACTTATTGTCAAACGTGCTTAAGATTTtgcgccccctcctccccattCCACGATgcattgatttaaaatatatgtTATTAAATTAACGTTTCCATTTTGTCTGTATCCCTTTAGTTGTGAGCACACATAGGGGCACCCGTCCCGTCAGTGCTCCGGTCTTCTCCCAGGCCGCTCTGGCAGAGGCAGGCATCCCCATGGCCCCTTTCGATCAGCCCCAGACCTCCACCCCCATCAAGACCGGCCGtctggaggagaggaagctgGAGGTCACCGTAGAAGCTGTGGAGCCCTCAAAGATCGAGACTGTGGTTGAGGTCAAGGTATTGTATTTCTCAGTCTGTTTCTTTTAATGTCTGTAATGTAATTTTAATGTAATGCATGTTTGCAGTGAAAATTAAGCATCTTATGTGTgtagaccataaatatctcacAGGGTAGACGGTGCAAGCAAAAGGATAgagaatgtttttattatgtctTCCTGCCTTTTTGATAGATAACTATAaaggatacatttttaaatgtaattgctTCATATTCTTCATCTTTAAACTCTCATTGAATAATAGTAGTGAGCAGAGACTGTTCTCTGTGTCTGAGAATGACCTGTGTCTCTCTTGCTGCTGTAGCCAGCAGTGTGGAGAAACCAGAGAGAAGTAAACTCTTCACTGATAACCACCATCAATGGGGACATGCAGGTTAGTGTCAGACACTGGCCTCTGAACAAGTTCGCTGCTCACAAGACTTGTTTCAACTTATagctgaggtgtgtgtgagttaaaGCAGAGGATGCTAACACgtgtccctctctcctcccctggGTTAGCACGAGTCTGAGGCCGTGAGCACGGAGGTGGTGCGAATGCGAAAGGTCAGACTCTTTAGCCTCGTGTGCGTCTCCGTAGCCATTTCTCTACCTCCATTCTTATGATGTTGAGCTTCTCATCCCAAACGAATTCCATCCTCTTCTCATGTTGTGCTTCTGTACAGCTAGGTCTTTAATGAAATCCACAGCAGGTTTGATGCTCATACAGTGTATCTAAAGAGGtagacaaaagtaaaaaaaaaaaaaaaaaaaatgaaataccaGTATATGACTTTTCATATACtggtatttgtatatttttctctCCAAGAATCTTTTAATTCTCATCATTTAGGTTCATTGTTCCTCATTGCTTGCTGTAGTTCTAAACCCTTGAATGCTCACATGCATGACAATAGAATAAATGTACCTTACAAAAAAAGGCATGATATGTGTTTATCACTCTAACATTGTTGCTTTCTCAtcataaaaatagaaaacctAAGACTTAGGTTGTCAGTACTTTGCAGATTGGCCGACACAGCCACCAGAAATATTCTGCATGCAGTCTCGTCACAGCTGTCTGGTCTCTTCCTATTAACACTGTACTGTATTTTTGTAGTTTGCATGTCTCTGGGGGGGGGCAGGTTGATGCAAGCACACAGGGAAACTGAAACAAACCCacactcttttgttcttttcatttttcacagaAAAGAGCTAAGAAAATTGAGGGTGACTCAATTTATATGAGACATAGCCTTTTAATGTTGGAGGTTTGTATTCCTTCAGGAGGCGTCCGTCTCTGTATTTTCTTGCTCTTTGGCACATCGGCTGCTGTTTAATAACACGCTTGCATGTTGCATAATTCACACTTTCTGCGTCAGCTTAATCGATGGCTGtagaaatatttgaaatgtatttgtgtgtgtgtgtttatgtgtgtggcAATGTGACTCTAATCCTGGTGTTTCAGGAGACTGCTGTTGAATTTACAAATAACCAGTATAGAATTATGCTCTAGATTCACCTACAAAGACAAACTTGTTGAGGATGTCTTGCTCTATAGCATCCTAAAATGTTCCTGAATGATCGGCACTGTGATCAGTTAGGATAGTAGGGGAGTGAAAGAGCTTTACCAGGGTCcatttatatatgttttttcttcCAGATCATCAGTATTCTCCTGCTCTGCTTTTGCTATTACTACATCCATCACATTTTGTAACCTGCCATTAGCCATTTTTTTAGCTGTTatgcaaatgaaatgttttggcAATAGAAATAATGTCACAATGAAGTAATGGCACATCTTTGCTCTTGTTCATAAAAGAGATGATGTTTGGATAAACACTTAACATGAAGTTGCTCTTTTGCACCACAATAAGCCATAAATGATAGTGAACACTTTTGTTCTCTGGATAGAATATTGTCCGCAGTACATTTGGAATTAGTATCTTGCTAATGAAGACCAACTTGGTGCTAAATGTTGAGAAATCTGCGCTGCTTCTTTTGCTTTTGATCATGTGTGTGAGATGATCAGTTTTCCGTTTATACTGACGCTTCATCTTTGATGACTTCAACTGCTCTTTGATTTGCAGCCTGTCTTAATAAAGTGTGTCACTGCCAGCCTAATGCTATAAGAATAGCTGTGCATATACTTATAAACTATATAGTTTATAGCTCCTACCCATCCAAGTAATTATCAGCTTTGATAAATCACAGCACTGTCTCCTCTGAATCTTTCATTTATCAACACTAGTTTGACAGCATGAATAAACTGCTGGGCTTGATTTCTAAATTTTATAAAGGAGTTGCTGTTCATCTATCAAGAATCCACATAGTATGATTAAATAGATCAAGGTCCCTTCTTAATTAATGATCCTGTAGAATCACAAATTAATCCTgcttctgctttttatttaatctgcaGTAAAACACAGAAAGCATCATCTaacttattttttctctccGTGTGTTGATCTCTCCCACCTACGAACATATCCCCAATCTTTCCTTTCCCTGCTCATCCAACTTTCACTTCTTACTTGTATGTCTTATTTTCCTCCcttttttgttgtcttgatCAACCATACCCCTCTCCATGCACCCTCCACACCGTCTGTCCCTTCACATCTTTCCTCTGTGTAGGAGTTCGATAAACCTCATGAGGACCTGCTCAAGCATCATGCCAACATCAGCGAGCTGAAGAGGAACTTCATGGAAGCTGTCCCAGAGCAGAGGCCCAATGAGTGGGACAAGCGCCTGTCCACACACTCTCCATTCCGCACCCTGGGGATCAATGGTCAGCCTCTGCCCAGTGCAGATGGGGTAAGTCTCCTCCAGAAACCATCCACCATCAagtccttttttaaaagttgattatttctttacctctctgtgtTAGAACtggtaaaaacaaagaagtacttcatgaaaatatccATCATGTAGAgtaaaaaaatactgaattgACTTGATGAAAACTGTATGTTTTCATGGCTCTGCATTCTCAGGGATTTTTGTAATTCATGTTAAACTGCAGTGCACTTGTGAGAGCAGTGTGCATGGATTTTTAATGGAATAGAAGAACCTGAAATTTTCTCATACATGAAAGTGTTAGTTATTTTAAGACTGCTCTGTTTGGCCTCATTCTATTTTTAAACGATGAACACATCCAAACAAAAGGAATTGATTGAAGAAGGGATCAGGCTCTTCTAGTGGTTGTTCTCATCTCTCTTCTAGTGTAATggattgtgtgtgcatgtacagaCCTATTCAAGGCTTTAGCATGTGGATAACAGAACAGCACATGCATGTGAATGATGAATGCAATTGGACTCGTTGAATGAGGTCTGTACTTTTGTTCATCCCCTTGAAAAAAGACTGTTGTGGGCGAGGCATCTTTTGGGACAGGTTGTCCCCTCTCTGAGAGCACACTTTAGCTCATCTTATCTGCACTGGATGCCTCTGAACCTTGACATGTTTGTACTGCATGACTGACTGACCCGACGATCAGAGTGTACTGCATGACTAAAAGTTGACCCTCTCATGAATTTCTGCACGTTCTGTCTCTGGGCAGAATGAACTCTTCCCCCTTCCtctgttcattcattcattctcttCTGTTTATTTCGCTATGTGCACTTGCACTTTCTTTTATGCACCACATTTTTGGCTGCCGTTTCCTCAACAGCCTCAGTTTTTTTCCATGATGAGACAAAGCCTCATTCACAGTGATATCAGCTGTTTTTTGCCCCATAACTGAcaataaatgcaacaataacATGATTCTGGTATTAAATAGTATAAAACTATaatttttaaaagctttcagCAAAGTTATTCACTGGACTAGAAATATACCCCAAGTCTAATGGAAGCTGCTCTtacatgaataaacaaatgtgaTCTACTGAGGTTCAATGAGCATGCCTTTTGGCGAGACGTTTACTCAACTGCCCCATAACTGTTTGGACCAATTACACTTTTACACTCAGATTAATGCCCCCAAGTTCACTATTCTGTCAGGAGGCATTAGAGCTGCACTAGAATCAGGGCAAAGAAAAGCTGACAGCTCAGATTGTGTAGTGAGGAGATGAATGAGGACACAAATACTACATGTCAAATGTAAGCAGTCAGCAATGTGACACTGGTCAGATGCTGTATGCCTAGTGGAGTGGACACACACCGATTCAAGCCAGTTTTTCATCCACTCATTCCTCAGTTGAGTTTTAAAAGGACCTCCTGTGAGAAACACAACGTTGTAAACAGCTGTAGAGTTATTCCTGCTAATGCTTAGGGGCTTGAATACCAGGGCTCATTAATAATGAGCTACAGCAGGATGCTCAGATGCTAAAGCTATAGGCTCTAAGCTCCTGACAATAACAACAtctaccactgttttctgttaACTTCAGATTCCAGATTTCCAGTTCAGTGCTTTGTTGCTATCTAACTGCCTCCAGCCAAAACAAATGTCATTAACACACAACAACTCACTGCACTCCACTGCCACTCCAAAAGGAGCATCTGCACATTAATGCAATATTGAAACTTTATATTGCATATTGCATATGGCACATTATTCCTATATTGTGCAGGCCTGCTGCCTGAGTGGATgtccttctgtttttgttttcttggacatggaacaaaacaaatgcacGTTAACATGCATGTGTCAATAACGTTTCCATGCTCTGAACTAAAAGAATTACAACCAAATCCCTTTACTGCTCAAATGATGGCTCTGCCATGCCTTATTATGCAACTTATACTTTTACTAGTTAAGTACATTTTCCGtcattgaaaacatttcaaaattcCTCCCTGTCatctctcttccctcctcctcctccccccagTTTGTCATCCGTCTCCCACGCGGCCCCCTGCTAGACTTCTACTCCAAGCGCAGCTGAGGGGCCGTTTCGACCCTGCGGAGCTCCCACacaggtgtgagtgtgactcGTGGAGACCGGGACTAGTCCATCTGTACCCATCAGCCTCTAGCTCActcttctcctcctgtcctTCCTTCGCCTCTTCTTCAACATCACTGTAGCATTCTTCCATCTCCCATCCTCTGCTTCACTTTAGAAGCCGCCCCCTTTTTTTCGGGCTTCTTCGGAACAGGACGTTTGTTCTGTCTGTTTCCAACTGCAAATCTAAAGACTTTTTTTGTCCGACCAAAACTGTTCTCCAAAGACTGATTACGACTGGATATGACAATCAACAAACTCTTAtacatttttgtgatttttgacGCATTTGTCTCTTAGACTTTTATTCAACCAGTGTTACCTAACTACTGACTTTTATCTAGAGGTTTTTAATGTCATACCATATCACTTTGAGCCTGCTTTTATACACATCTTGAGGTGCATTTATATATTGGTTGTGTTGGATAAGCTGATCACTGTGATGACATTTTTGGACAtgattttaaacacatgaaTTATGCACTAAACACAGCAGTCTTGTAATCAGAATATTCTAGTATTTCTAGTATTTCCTGTGATTGGAGACCTGAGGCAGCTTTATTGTAATACTTCTTAACCTCCTCGTCCTGCACAAGTCTTTGGCAAGGCAGTATGTAGCAAAAATATTCCTGGTTGCATGACCTCTTGACAATCAACTTTGACCAAGAATAAAAGTCCTCCCATATACAACTCATATTGTAGTTTTGTTCCTTTCAAGGACCCTGGGATTGTATAAATGCAGTGTCAGATTATTCATCACTTTTCAGTTAACTATCCATCAAAAATAGTCATGGGCATGCCATTTCTTAATTGTAAATACTTATTGAAAGAAAATTAAAgccaagaaaaaaatatcaatattaaTATGAAAGATAGTCATGGATGAGGTAAACAATATGTAGCAGGACTTCTATGTAATAGCGATCCTATTTAGAACCTGAAGCACATGTAGGAGCATAagtatgaaaaagaaaactggtTATAAAGGGATACAGTTTTGTTCAGCAGTGGAATTACAGCAGTGTCTATGTCGTCACATAACATGTAATGCAGTGTGTTTAGATACTGTACATGCCATTGTAAATAgatacatattttaaacatgcatGCATTTATGTGAAAATAAGTTATAGACCGTGTAAGAAGAAAATGCTTGGCCCATCCCATGACTACATAGTGACTGAGTTATGTCTTTTTTAGAGTGCGTGCATTAGTCTCCTTTGCAATGGTTCAGAGACGAAGGCTTCGCATACCAAAACCAGCACCAACGTGGGCTTTTCAGGCAAAACGAGTCCCACTGTGAGCCACACGGGTGAGCCTGATAGTGGTGATTCCCACCTCGGTGATCCAGTTGAGGAAGAGTCTTTTGATCAGGAGGAGGTCGTAGTGTTTGAGACCTCCTTACTGCCCATCATAGAGGAGGAGATGGCGCAGCTGCCTCCCTCCCTCGACCCCTGCTGTAGAGGTTTAAATGAgacccaagaagaagaagaagaaggatcaAACCCAGAAGTGATGGAGGGCTCGGGGAGGATAGTTGGATCTTCCCAAGCTTCCTATTTCAGGAGCGATGGTCCACGGGTCATATGCTGCTTCCAGGTAGCCTCATGACCACCTCAGGGTGACACTGACTCTTTCACTGCTTGCCTGCTGTATAATCCAAAGGCTGCCCCACCTGCTCACTCCCTTGCAGCACCATGACAATTGAAAACTTGAATTGGTTCAGCTCACTAAACAGTGTAGTGTGATTAACCAGTAAGATTATCACGTTAAAATGTAACTGAATGCTGCAGAGGGGTGTGCTAAGCTCTCCACTATGGTGATGGGTCACTTTAACACTAGCACATTCTTCTCTGCCCCAAAATGACATTGACATCACTTTCGTCATCTTTCTTATTGCTTTGATAATTTCCATTTCCCCGTTTCTTCGGTTGTATCTGGTGGTGGGA from Labrus mixtus chromosome 11, fLabMix1.1, whole genome shotgun sequence includes the following:
- the LOC132984087 gene encoding uncharacterized protein LOC132984087 isoform X11 — translated: MATMTTEASAVSEADTEGKQKASGAEPEPEPEPENKQKPEAAVSDPEGEPSSKKAQEQTAEPGTAEVVTSPEEEQLKPRTRTSAGKGLSRLFSSFLKRRSQCSEGEGFEAEKAREDKADTEEKADKTGEKKEGEVKGEEEEAKVEEKKPEEKPEEKPEAKEVKKKDEGNVEKKEEKKKEEEKVEKKGSKKKKKEAKKKVEKKDADKVKQEEVKREEEKVKKEDKKDDEQVKKDEEKDEENVKKEEKKEDEKVNKEEKKEDEKVNKEEKKEDEKAQQSVEKEEDKSETKEEKEPTDVKDKEAEAEKKESKEGENTDKKVAKRKEKEEKVKKKEEEKAKRKAEEEERHKKREEEKAKKKEEEKAREAEKAKKKEEEKAKEAEKAKKKEEEKAKEAEKAKKKEEEKAKEAEKAKKKEEEKAKKKEEEKIKEEPTKKDEEKVKEEVKKKDEEKEEEKTEKKQKKEEEKGKKKEKGKNKGKKEGKSLSDEQVKAPIAAPEPELKTEPEAEQAPDQHSVSSAEAQPAQEKHKDEESINKEPDAVEEVKEEDTEKKEEEPTEQNNDAKEEEKAKEVTKKEKPAKEKKTEKKPEEAKGSKRLKTMQCKVTLLDDTLFECELDKHAKGQELITKVCDHVNLLEKDYFGLAHGEATTSKTWLEATKEIRKQVPGAVYEFTFNVKFYPPDPAQLTEDLTRYFLCVQLRKDIMSGVLPCSFVTLSLLGSYAAQSELGEYDPETHGTDYVKDLSLAPGQSKELEDKVMELHRTYRSMSPAQADMLFLENAKKLAMYGVDLHQAKDLDGVDITLGVCSNGLMVYKDKLRINRFPWPKVLKISYKRSSFFIKIRPSELEQYESTIGFKLPNYKASKKLWKVCVENHTFFRVPTVEPPSSRRFLVLGSKFRYSGRTQAQTRQASSMIDRPAPRFTRSASKRLSRNLDGSMSAGDETLQLLQQLSASVRTEVDDWSLKLTSDQPRPSSEFPASGESEQTFIQSWEEGQSVHTVRVGQQDTETSSQTTTVTELLTDEQQGWRKEDLWSALLNRHPPFPFAPPFHYVKQPAKLSLSKMSSMDRLLQPSTAQQDDWFVYFDHTLSLLSPEQFPPSAQIELREEDEQVIYDSEQEPTNEETIKRLQEMVMLVDKLTEAEGLERNLREVRYLEDRLQEVDEMAEKLQEVIEEELGKEEVEKLREEFAQTELEQQVRVGGVTKTVVMKSIRSIEKQDGEEDELEQQIKEVFLKGLYEEEEAEGKQETKIEVIGEGQFDDNLIEKLRGIEQEWKEEAEVKMSGVPGTTSVVADQKVERRTKKRVTIVEDREPNQEIMVGRMLEKVVEKLQAENEREAAYGDVWFILLDRPPYTAVVKPQVVTVERAQVDEGEYFTSNTKISTFEEKIEITALQKKTKLFVEERKVEEEEVWRASEIPPQQTVIERDDDWFILLDVIPRQTPYVPPVSSKRRGELDAESFVLVVETAAVQEIGEEVSEERKIIEKAPRELQVIPLQPVTDRDDDWFVLLDVVPRETSYVQPERVEVSPEERVSLVEIKNVKKREESSEVVTSGVEMKQPQSEKQVVALPQTVRQIEDDWFLLLEASTRETYVQQVTAEEYVPEESISVQSDVIKVESRVKVVVEEIAGIVLEKEDKNLSKQILPEQKIPEAVRERDDDWFLLLDVIPRETEFVPPASLAATSRMFATVQPRIEVKSTEQTLQQVEFEQITLQPSQPLQQKDDDWFGLFDAIREEAVIVPSVSPVEIVPDMRKLPEVEVKTTETTTWKEMIIGVETRQVETRLSEIRTSQAALLSEREGGDDWFGLFDIVREKPVVIPPVAVVERFVDVVAAAEQKPKLFMEDVKHAVKFVEIEAPQPRQVDDDWFVLLDVAERTSVAVDERLRIPAEVRPAKVLDVKEQRVTVVEERWQQGKVVQQKPRPEVREVEDDWFILLDVATKKSVAGLERDQFPAEKRAPPAATKTLTVISKMRPQFEERILDERRPVTHTHIHDDWFVLLDVGQKKSVVSTHRGTRPVSAPVFSQAALAEAGIPMAPFDQPQTSTPIKTGRLEERKLEVTVEAVEPSKIETVVEVKEFDKPHEDLLKHHANISELKRNFMEAVPEQRPNEWDKRLSTHSPFRTLGINGQPLPSADGSACISLLCNGSETKASHTKTSTNVGFSGKTSPTVSHTGEPDSGDSHLGDPVEEESFDQEEVVVFETSLLPIIEEEMAQLPPSLDPCCRGLNETQEEEEEGSNPEVMEGSGRIVGSSQASYFRSDGPRVICCFQPPLVQTQTVTITAVSNSLSSGIATTEVPVVPTKTFIYASSKETDDGTEDKDGTTTSSSKTVTSEDIGGTSVTTTTTHISKVVKSGSSETRVEKRIVITADSDMDQDKEKAAGASAL